aaaatattctgctatttttgtatttgttttaaataaaatatttcaaagaAAAGTTCaagatatattattccATTTTGTTCTTAAATGTTTTCAAacgaataataaaaataagttaatatattctacaaaaaatttagagtccctatttatacaaaaagaaaaaagagaTGCCATTGCAATGCTCaaattttatgataaatttccttacctttttaaatatcgaaatatgaacaaagcAGAAATATTTACAGCTTgtattcaaaattttattaacacatataatagaaaacttttattaaactttttattaagaTTGCATTTTGTAcgatataaagaaaaatttatgaaggcatataattgtatagggcatatatacaattttacaaatatattaagtaaaaagtttaaaaaaacagtaAGATTCCCATTTATGTTACTTTTACAAAATGTCcgaattattaataatcaAATTTTAGTACATAGacttaaaattaaaaaaaaaacacaattaaaaaatagcaaCCATACGAGGGCATTTTCCTCTGCCCCCGATCCAGTTTCTGTGATGACAAAATATCCATATTTGCTTTACAACATGGAAATGTCTCCCGAGCACACGTTTGTTCCTGGTAAGGAAGCACACTCATTGTGCGtatcttattttttctttcgaTGATTGCCCCGATTTACACcgcttttttttcttccctCTCTCAGATGATAGACATTCTTTACCGTCTAACAATTCCATTGCCGATGCTTTCCCATACGTCTATGAAGGTAAGACTAGtttgttatttttgttgGTCTGCCCATGTGCGCTAAGATAATTTCGCTTGCTTAATCTGTCCACTATTCGTTTACATATTCTTGCTTATTTACAGACATGGACAAGATTAAAAGGAAAATCTCCGATTTTAATAACAAAGTTGGCAacatgaattaaaaattaactaGCATTACctacatatatgcatgtctgtattgcatatataggTAGAACCTACGCCGATTTTGCAATTTGATACCTCACTATTTTATAACACATTGACTATTTCCTATGCTTTTTAGCGAAGCAATTTTTtcgttgtttttttttgtattgaTATTTTACCATTTAGCTAGATTACACTAAAATATTGATGACCTTTCGCCACTTGTGAAAGGTTGATTTAGTTCATGCACATGTTTATGTGTTCGTtatattctattttttttcacctGACAATGTATACGCACATCTATGAtgttgatatttttttaaaacaaaaatattctaaAACCATACCGCACACTGTTTCATTTTAAGGCGTTTTATCAGCTAGCCATGTCCCAAAATGGGACTCAGCATATTTTCAGTATGTGCAGAATATACGAGTTATTTTTAActtgtaaattattttgcaaAGTATTTTGCAAAGTGTTTTTAGTTAATTAAGTGAACTACCTATATAGGCAATTcacaaacaaaaaaaaatgattttaaaatgtatatataggtacacaaaaaaattggtaaataaatatgtaaatgtTGTAAGCACATTGTGTGTATGTGCAGTTTGGTAAGATGggaaaatatagaatagATGATCAagatgtatttttttttaattatttttcactGGTTAGTTTAGAATTAATTTGATGGGGTATATCACTTTtccaattatttattttttatgacttattcttttttttattgcatttaaaaagtaatatCGAAAGAATTTCCACACGAGCATTtagatgatatattttgaatattttcaattatgaatttttttgaaataaggttacttatataatgtattttactgccttttaaaatatcacaagcttctttattaattattacaaCAAACTCTTTGTCATATGcaattatatctttttcatttatattatttttatctattaGTGAGAAGAAGTATTGAAAACCTGAGCATCCTCCTGCTTCGACTTGAACTTTTAaagcttttttattatcgtattttttatttatttcttccattttattaatagcTTCATTACTAACATGTAAAATGGGGTTCTTCACAGATGTTTCTTTATTCTCTTTTTCAACTTGATcaattcttttatttatttcatttttattgtaaatACTGTTATTACTTATGTtgttatcatttataataCGATTTCTTTCTACTGTTTGagaataaaattgaattCTTTTGAAAGTATGTCCCAAATGGGTAGCACAACAGGCCCACTTGTTGTAGTATGGACTATGCTTCCgaattatatatctatacATTTTGATTAATTCAATCATATTCtataatattcaaattGATATTGTAAAAATCCATAACCCTAAATTTGATGATATTTTTCtcgtataatttttttcatttttttaaaagaaaatgtgATAATGGCTAGCATCAGTTTTGTACCCCTTCTCTTGTCACTGCAAAAGATGAAGtctcatttttatatttcataagcattattcaaataaataaacatatgtTTATGTATAGAGAATGCTACTTGGAAAGTATGACACAAAGCAATGATGAATTTTCCAGGGCTTTCCCACtttataacaaaatttgGATGGCCATTTAGTTGGTCactatatattaatactttgttataaataaaattaaaaaaattataaataaaaataaaattagagATACGTTTCAataattttacataaaaaaaatatacaacgtccttaaaatattgaattggtcatattttattttattacgttttaaaattatatttttttaaagcaaTATGGGACACCAAATAGTGTGAAAaatttgcaaaaaaaattatatatatatacaaatatataatactatttaatttaatttggAGAATTAACTATTTTTCTCAAAACAAGTAATATCAtgtattcaaaatattttattataattttttcacaaatattatatatacatgtgtGCATCCCTATATGTTTGCATtaattatgcattttttattttaacaaaataaggataatataaaatttgtgtGCAAAATGAAGCTTAAAATTTAGCctattttattgttaaaatagtttatatttttatgccaTTTTAAGCCGTATAATTATGCGATTTTTTTGGGAATAAAATAAGCTAATTAGTTGTGTAGGATTAAATTGTGGTTGCATGAGAGTTGAAAATTTGGTGtgcatgttttttttcctgcccattttaatatcccatttttttaaattttcgatttattattatgagaATAAACATTTCCAATTGCATGTACATTTGTATGCTCTCGTTTTTAATTGAAGAGACAGATGAACAAAAATAagattaatattatttattagatctatttaaaacatataataaaatacaaaaaagtCCATGATAATTAGttaatacatatgcatgtacgacatataaataatgaatattgtGGTGACGGTGTCataaacttttttaatgtatttACCTCTTTTTCATGACAACATGAGAGgttataaaaagaaataaaaatggaaaaaataaaatcctCAAAAAAGATactatttatacatatatatgatatactatttttgaTGTGTCTACTATGCTAACCTTTTCATAAGGAAACAGTTTCAATCACATTCCACAATAAAtgcatttataatttggtGCATTCCTACTTAGGCATTCTCCGATAACTGTACTATGCATACATGTGTCGATATGTTTTTCACAATTTTCTCGACATATATTATCTAAATTCGTATCCATTGAATAGGTTCGGAGGCACGAGAACTCCTCCATGTACTCGTTTTTCCctgaaaaattatgaaaattatgaaaattatgaaaattatgaaaaatgacAAAATAAGCAAACGGACAGACACCATGCATTACACTTTTGGTGCTCACTTTTCGAATAGATATTCCTTTTGTATACAAAGTTGCCTATCGTCACGGTTAAATCCGTTTGGAAAATTCTTCTTAGCCTATTTCGATGGTTAATTATATCGTTAGGATCAAATCTTcgattattattcatactTGGATAAGCAGGATCATATTCCGAATCTCTAAAAGGGGGATGTCGatcattattttgtctatcattattatctaTTGGATTATAATCTGGATTATAGTATGGATTAACATAATCgttttgattattatttgatggATCTACTGTCCTAGGATTAATATCATATGGATCATCATAACTATTTGGAGTTACTTTTCTATTTCTATCTCTTTGGctagttttattttttttatttttagtaaAATCGGAATGATTATatcttatttttacatCAGTAGATGACATATCATTAGGTAAAGgttttgaaatattattttctgtcatttttaataataatggaaatGCATTAAATAAAACTCTACCATTACAATTTCTTGGACCATACATAtccattttaaaatttccaTTATCACCCCATCGTGAACCCCAACTATTTCTTATTAACCAATAAGAACTTTTTTCTCCGgaactttttatataatcgCCAAAACCAATTAAAACTAATGCATGATCAGGTGCTTCACCATATTCACAATTCATCATAACTTGTTCACCATCATGATCGaaacttaatttttttgaaatctCCATAGAAACAAATATAGCACCTTGTTCAATTATATaatcttttaaaatattgatTAATTCATTTGTCTTACCTGCTTGTGTATAATCTAGAaaagatattttaaaatatcctttgtatatatagccATTCAAGATTTTATCTAATGCGGTTACGCCATTCCATAAATTTCCCCATGTACTAACTTCAGTAGGACAATCCCCACCTTTTATTGGTTCATTATATGGAACATCAAAAGAAGTTGGAAGCATTTTAGATAAATCTAAAATTTCTATATATGATGAAAGATGTCCACCTTCATgacatatattatcattataatgCCCAAACACTGGAGGTTCTTCGTCTAccaaatatttgtttttacaCAAGGTTACATACTTTATTGAAGGTTCTGCGAACCCGAGTCCCTTTCTGCATCTAAATGCAGATATCGTAGTTGAAGATGCAAAGGCCCAGCAATTTCCGCTAAAAggaaaacaaaacaaaggtgaaagaaaaatgaaGTGATCATTTGGAAagaatgtaaaaaatggttattaactatttatagattatttttcttttgttaCCATGTTCCCTGATTGAGAGGTCTTATATTATGTTCACACTCATTCGGATCAGCAAATCGATTACAGTATTTTCTGTTGCATTTTGAGTTAGGATTATATAACGAGTTCATTAATGAACTATGTTTATGTggtttaaataattttttttctggtATTACACCTACTGAAGGGATTTCAGCATTTTCTTTGTATCCTAATCTATCTTGAACCCATTCTGCTGGGTTTTGAAAACAAAGCGCTGGATTTTTTAATGCATTTCGCATATGCTCCATATTATCATTAGCATGAATAAACATTTGTATAATATGTTGTATATGAGTTTCTACATGTTCAGCATCTGTTTGATCATGTTTTTCtgcattttcataattatccttaaaatttaaatacaaaCATAAATTATCTATCTTCGTTTTATAATCATCATCCATACTGCCTGCATCTGTTGTTTTATTCTTGTATCTCAACATGGCTATATCTAATATGCTGGACACTAATCCATCTAAGCTGTCCTCTGAAATGCTATCTTGTAAGCTCTGCATAAAGTGTAACCCAAAAATGTATGAGTAATCATGTAAGCATGTATGTTAATAAAGCGAGACTCAATTCACTTCTTTTATTGCTCAAAGTTAATAACCGTTTtaaattacatattttattatttataattttaattttttacttcATCCTTTAGCTCCAAAAGtgcattattttctttgttGTTGAAAAGGCTTcctaaaaatgaaaaaaataatagaataATTAAGGATTGTGCAAAGCCACCAAGGTAGATAATACCCCCTTGACATAAATGTATGTATGTGTGCATTCATTGCACCACAtttcgtttttatttttgttacatACCTTCCTGTCTTATGCATTGTCTAGTATTATAGTAGCTTTCTTCACAAGCTAtacatttttgtaaattacTTGTTCCagataaaaaacaatttctTATGATTACGTGGCATATCTTACAATGCTGTTTTCCAAAGCAActtattacaatttttgatttcgctatatttaaaaaaaaaaatacattcatgtgtgcatatacattttatgcATTGGGCTGTTTTAGTTTTGGTGATGAATCGGTTCATTATTAGTATGTGTAATTAATTAGGTATAAGTACAAAATAAAGCTAGTGAATACATAATTtgtatgtttatattaatatagaGGATCCATACCTTGTTTTATCAGATTGATAAACAAACTTatcaaaagaaaatatttaattttatatgttttcatatttcgttaattttaaaagtttGCCTTTTTGTATACATACTATACT
This portion of the Plasmodium chabaudi chabaudi strain AS genome assembly, chromosome: 3 genome encodes:
- a CDS encoding iron-sulfur assembly protein, putative, with amino-acid sequence MIELIKMYRYIIRKHSPYYNKWACCATHLGHTFKRIQFYSQTVERNRIINDNNISNNSIYNKNEINKRIDQVEKENKETSVKNPILHVSNEAINKMEEINKKYDNKKALKVQVEAGGCSGFQYFFSLIDKNNINEKDIIAYDKEFVVIINKEACDILKGSKIHYISNLISKKFIIENIQNISSKCSCGNSFDITF
- a CDS encoding egress cysteine protease 1, putative, with the protein product MKTYKIKYFLLISLFINLIKQAKSKIVISCFGKQHCKICHVIIRNCFLSGTSNLQKCIACEESYYNTRQCIRQEGSLFNNKENNALLELKDESLQDSISEDSLDGLVSSILDIAMLRYKNKTTDAGSMDDDYKTKIDNLCLYLNFKDNYENAEKHDQTDAEHVETHIQHIIQMFIHANDNMEHMRNALKNPALCFQNPAEWVQDRLGYKENAEIPSVGVIPEKKLFKPHKHSSLMNSLYNPNSKCNRKYCNRFADPNECEHNIRPLNQGTCGNCWAFASSTTISAFRCRKGLGFAEPSIKYVTLCKNKYLVDEEPPVFGHYNDNICHEGGHLSSYIEILDLSKMLPTSFDVPYNEPIKGGDCPTEVSTWGNLWNGVTALDKILNGYIYKGYFKISFLDYTQAGKTNELINILKDYIIEQGAIFVSMEISKKLSFDHDGEQVMMNCEYGEAPDHALVLIGFGDYIKSSGEKSSYWLIRNSWGSRWGDNGNFKMDMYGPRNCNGRVLFNAFPLLLKMTENNISKPLPNDMSSTDVKIRYNHSDFTKNKKNKTSQRDRNRKVTPNSYDDPYDINPRTVDPSNNNQNDYVNPYYNPDYNPIDNNDRQNNDRHPPFRDSEYDPAYPSMNNNRRFDPNDIINHRNRLRRIFQTDLTVTIGNFVYKRNIYSKRKNEYMEEFSCLRTYSMDTNLDNICRENCEKHIDTCMHSTVIGECLSRNAPNYKCIYCGM